Within the Plasmodium coatneyi strain Hackeri chromosome 6, complete sequence genome, the region aaaaaaaaaaaaatatgaatcgttcatattttccaaaatgggaTTCCCCACGATACCACACAAGCAATGCGACATTTTTTACCAATGCGCTTGGACAATCTAAACTGTTCCTTCTCCAGCTTTTCTGAAAAAGGGCTAACCCCACACTCGGCACACTTTAAAGAGACGAAGAAACGCTTAAACGTGGCAAGGCACATTTTatagtttaaaaaatgttaaaaaaaaattggtatGTCACAAATGAGCTACAAAAGGGACTCAACAATATCTACATAAAGTTCTACTCCCGTTTTGCATTTCCCCcaggggaaaattaaaatcgAATTTTAGTctattcacaaaaaaaaaaaaaaaaaaatactttaaaaatgtaagaaatGACACAAATGATCTTCTTTACGCGTGAAGGTAAAAATGTGGTTAGTAAAAGAGCCTATCGTTTTCTCCAGACACAAGAAACAACACCTCCATCTACACCTCCTTACAATCTTCCTTTCAGTTCCCACATCGTCTGCTCACTTCGCTGAGGTCCACACCCTCGACAAAGTCAGGATGGTTGGATCCTGTCGGTAAACATCCATATAGGTCATTGGCTTTGGGTCACTCACATCGATTATACTTACAACTCGGTTGAAAAAGTGGACTTTCCCGGATTTCGTAGCAATAAGTGTGAAGTCTCTTCCCTGCTTAACCCCATGACCAGGTTTAAATGTCCTTCCTCTCTGTCTAACTATAATATTACCAGCATGGGCGAAATTATTTCCTAGTACTTTTACCCCTAAGTTTTTGGGGTTACTATCTCTTCCGttttttgtgcttcccactcctttttttttggcccatAATTTATTGAAACCTCTGAATTTCACTATACTCACCACTTGATCATGGTTTTTAATAAAACATTCTTTCGcgtaatttttattcataaaaaggttacttttaaaatggctagctgctACTGCGCTGCTTCTTGATGCGTTTACGTTGTTCACGTGTAGACGCTTCTTCTGCGTTGTCCTGGTCATTTCACACCCCCCACGATGCCTTAAATATGTTCCTGCGTACTTCCCAtcgtgtgcaatttttttcacgcaAATAACACATTTGATTAGAgcaacaaaaataaagaaaaggtgaATTCTCATTTATGAAAAAGTTGCGTACACCGAGGCGGGAGGGGGCTGTAATGATTCACTACTTTTCAAGCTTCTTTGCACGGCAAAGGTTATTCTCACGTTTGCCTTATACAGGTGGGAACAGGCAAGGTCACAAGTGACACGTAGAACGCTCGTTTGCCTATACacttacgaaaaaaaaaaaaaaaaaagcaactgCGGTGGATGAAAAGGACAGTCACATATAAGTACACGCACGCGTGCACCCGCAAACTTGCACActcacatatgtatgtttttgccttttttttaaaaacttcttTCTCGCTGCGTAGGAGAAACGGAGACATCGCTCAGCGGCATGACTAAGCGCCCATTGAACGTGCGTAATACATGCTTTAATCTAA harbors:
- a CDS encoding 50S ribosomal protein L27; its protein translation is MTRTTQKKRLHVNNVNASRSSAVAASHFKSNLFMNKNYAKECFIKNHDQVVSIVKFRGFNKLWAKKKGVGSTKNGRDSNPKNLGVKVLGNNFAHAGNIIVRQRGRTFKPGHGVKQGRDFTLIATKSGKVHFFNRVVSIIDVSDPKPMTYMDVYRQDPTILTLSRVWTSAK